A window of Phragmitibacter flavus contains these coding sequences:
- a CDS encoding SRPBCC domain-containing protein: MSTTQTNGDGDKESDFDFVQEVRLRASEEEVWDALTEVEQVKKYYLAPPLKLEMKTGGEILFGNADEVMISGEVLEVRKPDRWVHTFRFGPQLRDGAEGDPDTVVSYAIRRDGDETILKLVHSGFTEENQTRADISGGWPIIMSGLKKVVEEGR, translated from the coding sequence ATGAGCACGACCCAGACGAATGGAGATGGTGATAAGGAATCTGATTTCGATTTTGTTCAGGAAGTGCGTCTGAGAGCGAGCGAAGAGGAAGTTTGGGATGCGTTGACCGAGGTTGAGCAGGTTAAAAAGTATTATCTGGCGCCACCGTTGAAGCTGGAGATGAAAACCGGCGGGGAAATTTTATTCGGGAATGCGGATGAAGTGATGATTTCCGGAGAGGTGTTGGAGGTCAGAAAGCCTGATCGATGGGTTCATACTTTTCGATTTGGGCCACAACTGCGAGATGGGGCGGAGGGGGATCCCGACACCGTGGTGTCTTATGCAATTCGGAGAGATGGGGATGAGACGATTCTGAAACTGGTCCACTCGGGTTTTACGGAGGAGAATCAAACGCGGGCGGATATCTCGGGGGGGTGGCCGATCATCATGTCGGGGTTGAAGAAGGTGGTGGAAGAAGGCCGGTGA
- a CDS encoding winged helix-turn-helix domain-containing protein, with the protein MSRAMAHPYPLSQRQARRVWLHAQGLDVHAPFGGGAEATRLAVEHLGYVQIDTIHVIERCHHHILHSRIPSYERGHLRQAQSVDKTVFEYWTHALAYVPTRDLRFFVGAMKQHRKNTGTWLGAVTPQELRGVIGQIKAQGPLSIRDMDDAVLVDKTHLWASRKPSQKALQLGFYNGLLAISERRGMLKTYELMERHFGGEKLPKAASTTETMGYLLDRALQAQGVVSLDSICHLNAGRKAAVRKVIDARVRRGSLVRVALEGDEKTEYWMEPGWLERRFEEMEPVARLLSPFDPLIIQRKRLQRFFGYEHVFEAYLPKEKRRFGYFALPVLVRDEVVAAIDLKTDRQNQKLCIQQWHWVGNGADSIHRPAIEAALDDFERFQLGN; encoded by the coding sequence ATGTCGCGGGCGATGGCTCATCCTTATCCGCTAAGTCAAAGGCAGGCGCGACGGGTGTGGTTGCATGCGCAGGGACTTGATGTTCATGCGCCTTTTGGTGGTGGGGCGGAGGCGACACGACTGGCGGTGGAGCATCTGGGATATGTGCAGATTGACACGATCCACGTGATTGAGCGCTGCCATCATCACATTCTGCATTCGCGAATTCCGAGTTATGAACGGGGACATTTACGTCAGGCGCAGAGCGTGGATAAGACGGTGTTTGAGTATTGGACCCACGCGCTGGCTTATGTGCCGACGAGAGATCTGCGATTTTTTGTGGGAGCGATGAAGCAGCATCGCAAGAACACAGGAACCTGGTTGGGCGCGGTGACGCCGCAGGAGTTGCGCGGGGTGATTGGGCAGATCAAGGCGCAGGGGCCGCTTTCGATTCGGGATATGGACGATGCGGTGTTGGTGGACAAGACTCATCTGTGGGCAAGTCGCAAGCCTTCCCAGAAGGCGTTGCAGTTGGGTTTTTACAATGGGCTGCTGGCGATCAGCGAGCGCCGGGGGATGTTGAAGACGTATGAGCTGATGGAGCGTCACTTTGGCGGGGAGAAATTGCCGAAGGCCGCTTCGACAACCGAGACGATGGGTTATTTATTGGATCGTGCTTTGCAAGCCCAAGGGGTGGTGAGTTTGGATTCGATTTGTCATCTCAATGCCGGGCGTAAAGCGGCGGTGCGCAAGGTGATTGATGCGCGGGTTCGGCGTGGCAGTTTGGTGAGGGTGGCACTGGAGGGGGATGAAAAGACGGAGTATTGGATGGAGCCTGGGTGGCTGGAGCGGCGGTTCGAGGAGATGGAGCCTGTGGCGCGTTTGTTGTCGCCATTTGATCCGTTGATCATCCAACGCAAACGCTTGCAGCGATTTTTTGGCTACGAGCATGTGTTTGAGGCTTATCTACCGAAGGAGAAGCGACGGTTTGGTTATTTCGCGTTGCCGGTGCTTGTGAGGGATGAGGTGGTGGCGGCGATCGATTTAAAAACGGATCGCCAGAATCAGAAGCTGTGTATTCAACAGTGGCACTGGGTTGGGAATGGGGCAGACAGCATCCATCGACCGGCTATCGAGGCGGCTCTGGATGATTTTGAGCGGTTTCAGCTGGGGAACTAG
- a CDS encoding sulfatase-like hydrolase/transferase: MNWRTALVWIFYAMVSPWGSLLASEVRPVRPNVVVFLADDAGWGDYEINGNEMVKTPRIDSIGRDGVSFERFYVCPVCSPTRAEFLTGRYYLRTGVRGVSTGQERLNVDEKTVADAFKAAGYATGAFGKWHNGSQWPYHPTARGFDEYFGHTSGHWGEYVDAPLEENGEMVRTKGYIVDVCTDKALEFIERNQAKPFFCFVPFTTPHSPWKATDEDWERWKGRELPQRGTDVEKEVADETRCALAMVENQDWNVGRVLDKLEALGLSKNTIVVYFSDNGPNGHRWNGGMKGKKGGVDEGSVRSPLLVKWPEKVVKGGRVEEIAGAMDLLPTLVSMAGIKRVGDKVLDGRDLSPLMTGNGGKEAWPERTIFSTWGRKVSARTQRYRLDEKGQLFDMVADPGQLVAVNDRKPEVEAKLLDEVNAGKVEMGFDEAKAAGANAVDPRLIGVGYREFPITMLPARDGEPLGALKRSSKAPNCSYFVNWTSLDDRMVWKVEVQTAGRYEVVIDHTCAVGDEGAEVELALGGSRLTGKVTEAWDPPLFTNQDTLPRPDGESSMKEFKELKLGVMELEKGAGDLMLRALKIPGKGVMDVRRVTLRLME, encoded by the coding sequence ATGAATTGGCGCACGGCGTTGGTTTGGATCTTTTATGCAATGGTTTCGCCTTGGGGATCACTGCTGGCTTCGGAGGTCCGCCCCGTCCGTCCCAATGTGGTGGTGTTTCTGGCGGATGATGCGGGTTGGGGGGACTATGAGATCAATGGAAATGAGATGGTGAAGACGCCGAGGATTGATTCGATTGGTCGGGACGGGGTTTCTTTTGAGAGGTTTTATGTTTGTCCGGTTTGTTCGCCGACACGGGCAGAGTTTCTGACCGGGCGTTATTATTTGCGGACGGGAGTGCGTGGGGTTTCGACGGGGCAGGAACGGTTGAATGTGGACGAGAAGACAGTCGCGGATGCGTTCAAGGCGGCGGGTTATGCGACGGGGGCGTTTGGCAAGTGGCACAATGGGAGTCAGTGGCCGTATCATCCAACGGCGCGGGGATTTGATGAATATTTTGGACACACTTCAGGGCATTGGGGGGAGTATGTGGACGCACCGCTGGAGGAGAATGGGGAGATGGTGAGGACGAAGGGTTATATCGTGGATGTGTGCACGGACAAGGCGCTGGAGTTCATCGAGCGAAACCAGGCGAAGCCGTTTTTTTGTTTCGTGCCGTTTACGACACCGCACAGTCCATGGAAGGCGACGGATGAAGACTGGGAGAGGTGGAAGGGCCGGGAGTTGCCTCAGCGGGGAACGGATGTCGAGAAGGAGGTGGCGGACGAAACGCGCTGTGCTCTGGCAATGGTGGAGAATCAGGATTGGAATGTTGGCAGGGTGTTGGACAAGTTGGAGGCGTTGGGATTGAGCAAGAACACCATTGTGGTTTATTTCTCGGACAATGGGCCGAACGGGCATCGTTGGAACGGCGGGATGAAAGGGAAGAAAGGCGGGGTAGATGAAGGATCGGTGAGGTCGCCGTTGTTGGTGAAGTGGCCGGAGAAGGTGGTGAAAGGAGGAAGGGTGGAGGAGATTGCGGGGGCGATGGATTTGTTGCCAACGTTGGTTTCGATGGCGGGGATCAAACGGGTGGGTGACAAGGTGTTGGATGGGCGGGATTTGAGTCCTTTGATGACGGGCAATGGAGGCAAAGAGGCATGGCCGGAACGGACGATTTTTTCAACCTGGGGGAGGAAGGTGAGCGCGAGGACGCAGCGGTATCGGCTGGATGAGAAGGGTCAGCTTTTTGACATGGTGGCCGATCCGGGGCAGCTGGTGGCAGTGAATGATCGCAAGCCCGAGGTTGAGGCGAAGTTGCTGGATGAAGTGAACGCGGGGAAGGTGGAGATGGGATTCGATGAGGCGAAGGCAGCAGGGGCCAATGCGGTCGACCCGAGGTTGATTGGAGTGGGGTATCGGGAGTTTCCAATCACGATGTTGCCAGCCCGGGATGGGGAGCCGTTGGGAGCGTTGAAGCGCAGCAGCAAGGCTCCGAATTGTTCGTATTTTGTGAACTGGACATCGTTGGATGACCGGATGGTGTGGAAGGTGGAAGTGCAGACGGCCGGGCGGTATGAGGTGGTGATCGATCATACCTGTGCCGTGGGAGACGAGGGCGCCGAAGTGGAGCTGGCTTTGGGGGGAAGCAGGTTGACTGGCAAGGTGACGGAGGCGTGGGATCCGCCGCTTTTTACGAATCAGGACACTTTACCGAGACCGGACGGAGAGTCGTCGATGAAAGAGTTCAAGGAGCTGAAGTTGGGGGTGATGGAGCTGGAGAAGGGCGCGGGGGATTTGATGTTACGGGCGCTGAAGATACCGGGGAAGGGCGTGATGGACGTTAGGAGGGTGACGCTGAGATTGATGGAATAG
- a CDS encoding alpha/beta hydrolase family protein, with product MIIPRLFLLVICLFPSLLSAAETPWDLKKLSTPPSLQWLATDAPVHSLTYSGEPYHGRPTSVFAYYASPATLEKRTPTAEEKGKFPAIVLIHGGGGTAFKVWAELWARRGYAAIAMDLAGSRPDETDPKKRTRLPDGGPEQSHVEKFKTLNTEDLTDDWSYHAVANGILAHSLLLSLPEVDKTRTAVTGISWGGYTTCIVSSVDSRFKAAVPVYGCGFLNENSTWLKDFEGIGPDQTARWVKLYDPGSWLKQSQVPTFFVNGTNDFAYPLDSYMKSYNAVPAAKNIRIQVNMPHGHESGWAPQEIGLYVDHALHLRSAKPLPKIADLPTIKDNTITATVASVTPLTKAELHYALPGDPALPINKRVWTTVPAVISENQLLTAPAPPAGADLYFFTVTDDRKATISSPVVIR from the coding sequence ATGATCATCCCACGCCTCTTTCTCCTCGTTATCTGCCTGTTCCCCAGCCTCCTCAGTGCTGCGGAAACCCCCTGGGATCTCAAGAAACTCTCCACGCCACCCTCCCTCCAATGGCTCGCCACGGACGCCCCCGTCCACAGCCTCACCTATTCCGGCGAACCCTATCACGGCAGACCCACCAGCGTCTTCGCCTACTACGCCTCGCCCGCCACCCTCGAAAAACGCACGCCAACCGCTGAAGAAAAAGGCAAGTTTCCCGCCATCGTCCTCATCCACGGCGGCGGCGGCACCGCTTTTAAAGTCTGGGCCGAACTGTGGGCCCGACGCGGATACGCCGCCATCGCCATGGACCTCGCCGGTTCCCGACCCGACGAAACCGATCCAAAAAAACGCACCCGCTTGCCCGATGGCGGCCCCGAACAATCGCACGTCGAAAAATTTAAAACCCTCAACACTGAAGACCTCACCGACGACTGGTCCTACCATGCCGTCGCCAACGGCATCCTCGCCCACTCCCTTCTCCTCAGCTTACCCGAAGTGGACAAAACCCGCACCGCCGTCACCGGCATTTCCTGGGGCGGCTACACCACCTGCATTGTCTCTTCCGTCGACTCCCGATTCAAAGCCGCCGTCCCCGTTTATGGTTGCGGATTCCTCAATGAAAACAGCACCTGGCTTAAAGACTTCGAAGGCATTGGCCCAGACCAAACCGCACGCTGGGTCAAACTCTACGATCCCGGCAGCTGGCTCAAACAAAGCCAGGTCCCCACCTTCTTCGTCAACGGCACCAACGATTTTGCCTATCCCCTCGACAGCTACATGAAAAGCTACAACGCCGTCCCCGCCGCCAAAAACATCCGCATCCAGGTCAACATGCCCCACGGCCACGAATCCGGCTGGGCGCCCCAAGAAATCGGCCTCTATGTCGACCACGCCCTCCATCTGCGCTCCGCCAAACCCCTTCCGAAAATCGCCGACCTGCCCACCATCAAAGACAACACCATCACCGCCACCGTCGCCAGCGTCACCCCACTCACCAAAGCCGAACTCCATTACGCCCTTCCCGGCGACCCCGCCCTTCCCATCAATAAACGCGTCTGGACCACCGTCCCTGCCGTGATCAGCGAAAACCAACTGCTCACCGCCCCCGCCCCACCCGCCGGAGCCGACCTCTATTTCTTCACCGTCACCGATGACCGCAAAGCCACCATCAGCTCCCCCGTCGTCATCCGTTGA